One region of Limnospira fusiformis SAG 85.79 genomic DNA includes:
- a CDS encoding zinc ribbon domain-containing protein: protein MPECPRCRQPVDSQAIACPYCKYELKAFGHPGIPLHRADQGEFLCQSCLYHEDDTCNFPKRPYARECTLYQDRSKPIVPQPFVNHQGRFPHSVGEWVRRNPLGLAIVIIIIISVLLAL from the coding sequence ATGCCAGAATGTCCCCGTTGTCGTCAACCCGTTGATTCTCAGGCGATCGCCTGTCCCTACTGCAAATATGAACTCAAGGCTTTTGGTCATCCGGGTATTCCGTTACACCGCGCTGATCAAGGGGAGTTTCTGTGCCAGAGTTGTCTTTATCATGAAGACGACACCTGCAACTTTCCCAAACGTCCTTATGCCAGGGAATGCACTCTCTATCAAGACCGGAGTAAACCAATTGTGCCTCAGCCGTTTGTCAACCACCAGGGGAGATTTCCACACTCTGTGGGTGAATGGGTACGAAGAAACCCCCTAGGGCTGGCTATTGTGATTATTATCATCATCAGTGTCTTACTAGCTTTGTAG
- a CDS encoding efflux RND transporter permease subunit: MLLFVSTFIKRPVLTTVCSILIVLVGVISIPLLPISQLPQLANTQINVTAVNIGADAETTETTVTSILEREINGVDNMRYISSNTANNGVSNVSVAFPVNVDRDIAQVNVNNRVSQAASSLPDVVQQVGITVEASSPSILLVLGFYSDTDQNNQPIYDDVFISNFLDLNVLDEITRAPGVGSVTILGERRYAMRIWLNPQKIAARGLVAQDVVAALRQQNIQVGAGKIGQAPTPPEQRFEIPLRAQGRLRDVSEFEQLVVGVGNDGTLIKITDVGRVELGAQDYNLDATYNNQAAVGMAVYQRPGSNALETAEAVKSKMQELSASFPPGVRYAIPYDTTLFVQASLQEVVITLLQTITLVILVIFVFLQDWRTTLIPTIAIPVALIGSMAGLKAMGFELNTLTLFGCTLAAGLVVDDAIVIVEAVSSKIAQGMKPRQAALDAMEELTGATISTSLVLLAVFIPVAFFPGTTGIIFQQFSLTITFAIICSTFNALSFSPTMAGVLLRPAKKTKGPLGWFFEKFNQGFGFIQNQYAKLIRFLVRINTLVMGIFVGGLVLTVLMYGWVPTGFVPQEDQGFFLVILQGPDGVSLNYTANAAEEITDLILEEPEVESVFAAAGFGFDGLNPSQGVMFVQLKPWSERPTPEQSVYGVLGRINRALRGVTAVQAFAVNAAPVPGMGSTGGVEIQIQDRSGNLPISALVDNGNRLLAQLNSDKYPAVGRAFSQFSASKGQKNIQVLRDRALALNVNISDVFSTLQIYFGSLYVNDFVLGQRQYRVVAQAESEFRADPSDIGRLSVRSLDGNLIPLENLVKFEEIVGPEIITRFNLYRSMRIQADPAPGFSSGQVIAAIEQAAAETLDPSFGYAWQGSALEEKAAGGAAIVIFGLGFVIAFLVLSAQYESYIDPLIIMLAVPLAVLGALAAIWFRSNVLMAGGIWPVVNNDVYAQVALVMLIGLASKNSILIVEFANQLRDKGLNIQKAAALAAEQRFRPIQMTAISSLVGFWPLVIASGAGASSRWSLGTAIFGGMLVGTLLSLLITPNLYIAIKTLEARFLKGEKPQPSDSSGSNGSGPNGSGSNGSGSNGSQTNGHQQHQPQSQPLDHTLTEN; this comes from the coding sequence ATGCTGTTATTTGTTAGCACCTTCATCAAGCGCCCCGTTCTCACTACAGTTTGCTCCATTCTCATTGTATTGGTAGGGGTGATATCTATTCCCCTGCTACCTATTTCTCAACTACCACAACTGGCTAACACTCAAATCAACGTAACTGCAGTCAATATTGGTGCTGATGCCGAAACCACAGAAACCACTGTGACTAGCATCTTAGAGCGGGAAATCAACGGCGTTGATAACATGAGATATATCTCATCAAACACCGCTAATAATGGGGTTTCTAATGTCTCTGTAGCCTTCCCTGTCAACGTTGATCGAGATATTGCCCAGGTTAACGTTAACAATAGAGTATCTCAGGCAGCATCAAGTTTACCTGATGTCGTTCAACAGGTCGGTATCACCGTAGAAGCATCTTCACCCAGTATCCTGTTGGTACTGGGATTTTATTCAGATACTGATCAAAATAACCAGCCTATTTATGACGATGTTTTTATCAGTAACTTCCTAGATTTAAATGTTCTTGATGAAATTACCCGCGCTCCTGGCGTGGGGAGTGTAACCATTTTGGGGGAACGTAGATATGCCATGCGTATTTGGCTAAATCCCCAAAAAATCGCAGCTAGGGGATTAGTTGCTCAAGATGTAGTCGCCGCCTTACGACAGCAAAATATTCAGGTCGGCGCTGGTAAAATTGGTCAGGCTCCCACCCCCCCGGAGCAAAGATTTGAGATCCCCTTGCGCGCTCAGGGTCGCCTTCGAGATGTCTCCGAATTTGAGCAATTGGTGGTTGGTGTCGGAAACGATGGCACTCTGATTAAAATTACAGATGTGGGTCGGGTAGAGTTAGGCGCACAGGACTATAACCTTGACGCAACCTATAACAATCAAGCCGCCGTGGGGATGGCTGTTTACCAAAGACCCGGTAGTAATGCCTTGGAAACAGCCGAGGCGGTCAAGTCAAAGATGCAAGAGTTGAGTGCATCTTTCCCTCCAGGGGTTAGATATGCCATTCCCTATGATACAACTCTATTTGTGCAAGCCTCCCTACAGGAAGTGGTGATCACCCTCCTGCAAACTATTACCCTGGTAATTTTGGTAATTTTTGTGTTTTTGCAGGATTGGCGCACAACCCTGATTCCTACTATTGCTATCCCAGTGGCACTCATTGGCTCAATGGCAGGTCTAAAGGCGATGGGGTTTGAACTCAATACCCTCACACTGTTTGGTTGTACATTGGCGGCGGGTTTGGTCGTTGATGATGCGATCGTCATTGTGGAAGCAGTTTCTAGTAAAATTGCTCAGGGGATGAAGCCACGACAAGCCGCCTTAGACGCAATGGAAGAACTCACTGGCGCTACCATATCCACTTCCTTAGTATTGCTGGCTGTATTTATTCCCGTTGCCTTTTTCCCCGGAACTACTGGAATCATCTTTCAGCAGTTCTCCCTCACCATTACTTTTGCGATTATCTGTTCCACATTTAACGCCCTCAGCTTCTCTCCGACTATGGCTGGGGTGCTATTGCGTCCGGCTAAGAAAACTAAGGGACCTTTAGGATGGTTTTTTGAGAAATTTAACCAAGGTTTTGGCTTCATACAAAATCAATATGCCAAGTTGATTCGGTTTCTGGTGCGGATTAATACCCTGGTGATGGGGATTTTTGTCGGTGGTTTGGTGCTGACTGTCCTTATGTATGGCTGGGTACCTACTGGATTTGTTCCCCAAGAAGACCAAGGCTTCTTTTTGGTAATTCTACAGGGTCCTGATGGCGTATCCCTTAACTACACCGCTAATGCTGCTGAGGAAATTACTGATCTGATCTTAGAAGAACCAGAAGTTGAATCAGTATTCGCGGCGGCGGGGTTTGGTTTTGATGGTCTTAATCCATCCCAGGGGGTGATGTTTGTTCAGCTAAAGCCTTGGAGTGAAAGACCCACCCCGGAACAGTCCGTTTATGGGGTTCTCGGTCGCATTAATCGAGCTTTGAGAGGGGTTACAGCAGTACAGGCTTTTGCGGTTAATGCCGCTCCGGTTCCTGGTATGGGTAGCACTGGGGGGGTGGAAATCCAAATTCAAGACCGCAGTGGTAATTTGCCGATTTCTGCTTTGGTAGACAATGGTAATCGCTTACTGGCTCAGTTGAACTCTGATAAATATCCGGCTGTGGGTAGGGCTTTTAGCCAGTTTTCTGCATCTAAGGGTCAGAAAAATATCCAGGTATTACGCGATCGCGCTCTGGCTCTCAATGTCAATATCAGTGATGTTTTTAGCACCCTACAGATTTATTTTGGCTCCCTATATGTCAATGATTTTGTCCTCGGACAACGACAATACCGGGTTGTGGCTCAAGCAGAATCCGAGTTTAGGGCTGATCCTTCTGATATCGGCCGCCTATCAGTGCGATCGCTTGATGGGAACTTAATTCCTTTGGAAAACTTGGTTAAGTTTGAAGAAATAGTCGGGCCGGAAATTATCACCCGCTTTAATCTTTATCGATCTATGAGAATTCAGGCTGACCCCGCTCCGGGTTTCAGTTCTGGACAGGTCATTGCAGCTATTGAACAAGCCGCCGCCGAGACCCTTGACCCATCTTTCGGCTATGCTTGGCAAGGAAGCGCTTTAGAGGAAAAAGCTGCTGGCGGTGCGGCGATCGTCATCTTCGGACTCGGATTTGTCATTGCCTTTTTAGTCCTTTCCGCACAATATGAAAGCTACATCGACCCCCTCATTATTATGTTAGCCGTCCCTCTCGCTGTTTTGGGCGCTTTGGCTGCTATTTGGTTCCGTTCTAATGTCTTGATGGCTGGCGGCATTTGGCCTGTAGTTAACAATGATGTTTATGCTCAGGTCGCTCTCGTCATGTTGATTGGTTTGGCTTCTAAAAACTCCATTCTCATTGTCGAGTTTGCTAACCAACTACGAGACAAGGGACTTAATATTCAGAAAGCAGCAGCACTAGCCGCAGAGCAACGCTTCCGACCTATTCAGATGACCGCGATCTCTTCTTTGGTCGGATTCTGGCCTCTGGTAATTGCTTCCGGTGCCGGTGCGTCTAGTCGTTGGTCTTTGGGAACTGCTATCTTTGGCGGAATGTTAGTCGGAACTCTATTGAGTCTCTTGATTACTCCTAACCTCTATATTGCTATTAAAACCCTTGAGGCTCGTTTCCTCAAAGGTGAAAAGCCTCAACCTTCTGATAGTTCTGGCTCTAATGGTTCTGGACCTAATGGGTCTGGCTCTAATGGTTCTGGCTCTAATGGTTCTCAGACCAATGGACATCAACAACACCAACCACAAAGTCAACCCTTAGATCATACCCTTACCGAAAATTAG
- a CDS encoding inositol-3-phosphate synthase codes for MEKIRIAIVGIGNCASSLIQGIEYYRDKNPQDAIGLMHWEIGGYKPSDMEVVAAFDIDRRKVGLDVAEAIFAPPNCTTVFCSHVPSTGVNVSMGRILDGVAEHMVDVDERYSFQPSARPEPSKAEVVKILQDSRAEILVNYLPVGSQEATEFYAECALDAGVGFVNCIPVFIASNPLWEEKFRLNKVPIIGDDIKSQLGATITHRALANQFQKRGVKIDRTYQINTGGNTDFLNMLDRRRLDSKKESKTEAVQSVVRERLAHENIHVGPSDYVPWQKDNKVCFIRMEGRLFGDVPMNIELRLSVEDSPNSAGVVIDAIRCCKLGLDRGLGGVLDSPSAFFMKHPPKQFVDDEAYEMTERFIANPS; via the coding sequence GTGGAAAAAATTCGGATCGCAATTGTTGGTATTGGTAACTGTGCGAGTTCTTTAATCCAAGGGATTGAATATTATCGCGACAAAAATCCCCAGGATGCCATTGGGCTTATGCACTGGGAAATCGGCGGCTACAAACCCTCTGATATGGAGGTGGTCGCCGCCTTTGATATCGATCGCAGAAAAGTTGGCTTAGATGTAGCAGAGGCAATTTTTGCCCCTCCTAACTGCACCACAGTTTTCTGTTCTCATGTTCCCTCAACTGGGGTTAATGTGTCAATGGGTCGCATTCTCGATGGTGTAGCAGAACACATGGTTGATGTAGATGAACGCTACAGCTTTCAACCCAGCGCGCGACCTGAACCCTCGAAAGCAGAAGTAGTCAAAATTTTACAAGACTCCCGCGCAGAAATTCTAGTTAATTATCTGCCTGTTGGTTCCCAGGAAGCTACCGAATTTTATGCCGAATGTGCCTTAGATGCTGGGGTCGGTTTCGTCAACTGTATCCCCGTATTTATCGCCAGTAATCCCCTCTGGGAGGAGAAATTTAGACTTAATAAGGTTCCTATTATCGGCGATGATATTAAATCCCAATTAGGCGCAACTATTACTCACCGCGCCTTAGCTAATCAATTTCAAAAGCGAGGAGTCAAAATCGATCGCACTTACCAAATTAACACGGGCGGAAATACGGACTTTCTGAATATGTTAGACCGTCGCCGCCTCGACTCGAAAAAAGAGTCCAAAACTGAGGCAGTTCAGAGCGTGGTGCGAGAACGTCTAGCCCACGAAAATATCCACGTCGGACCTAGCGATTATGTTCCTTGGCAAAAGGATAATAAAGTCTGCTTTATCCGCATGGAAGGACGACTATTTGGAGATGTTCCCATGAACATCGAATTGCGCCTGTCTGTGGAAGATTCTCCTAACTCAGCCGGAGTAGTTATCGATGCTATCCGCTGCTGTAAATTAGGACTAGACAGGGGACTTGGCGGCGTGTTGGACTCTCCCTCAGCCTTTTTTATGAAGCATCCGCCAAAACAGTTCGTTGATGATGAGGCATACGAAATGACGGAACGATTTATCGCCAACCCATCCTAA
- a CDS encoding extracellular solute-binding protein, giving the protein MSLNRRSFLWGTSLLALAELIGGCDTPTDFRVQLLNGSVPVQLVNRFRRQQPQRPGLSFVPKFNLEDLYQQLQAEATSNPADLVMIGDYWLSAAIREELIEPLNPEDLSQWQQLPENWQNLVRRNPNGELSNSPEGQIWGAPYRWGTTAIAYRVDRFEKLGWTPTDWQDLWRSECQGRISLLDQAREVIGLTLKKLGYSYNTPDLDLVPDLKAELEQLHQNVRLYDSNNYLKPLILGDTWLAVGWSGDISPQVQRQHNIAIAIPKSGTALWSDVWVKPIATSATNNPLVQAWIDFCWQPEIATQMSLLTGATSPIVWGMSRADLPKDLRENPQLLPDTDILERSEFLLPLTVASMQQYQRLWQQIRSVVRS; this is encoded by the coding sequence ATGTCACTGAACCGACGATCTTTCCTGTGGGGAACAAGTCTATTAGCACTGGCGGAATTAATCGGGGGATGTGATACCCCCACAGATTTTCGGGTCCAGTTGCTAAATGGTTCTGTTCCCGTTCAACTGGTAAACCGCTTTCGCCGCCAACAACCGCAGCGGCCTGGGTTAAGTTTTGTACCCAAGTTTAATCTCGAAGACCTCTACCAGCAATTACAAGCGGAAGCCACTAGCAACCCCGCTGATTTAGTCATGATTGGCGACTATTGGCTATCAGCAGCCATTAGAGAGGAATTAATCGAACCCCTCAACCCAGAGGATTTATCCCAGTGGCAGCAATTACCCGAAAACTGGCAAAACCTAGTTAGACGTAACCCAAATGGAGAATTGAGCAACTCCCCAGAAGGTCAAATTTGGGGCGCTCCCTATCGCTGGGGGACAACAGCGATCGCTTATCGGGTTGATAGATTTGAGAAATTAGGCTGGACTCCAACCGACTGGCAAGACCTATGGCGGTCTGAGTGCCAGGGTCGTATCTCCCTATTAGATCAAGCGCGAGAGGTGATTGGTTTAACCCTGAAAAAATTGGGCTACTCCTACAACACCCCTGATCTGGATCTAGTTCCCGACTTGAAAGCGGAATTGGAACAACTACACCAAAATGTCCGCCTCTATGATTCTAATAACTATCTCAAACCCCTAATTTTGGGTGATACTTGGCTGGCTGTCGGTTGGTCGGGAGATATTTCTCCCCAAGTGCAACGACAACATAATATAGCGATCGCTATCCCTAAATCTGGTACTGCTTTATGGTCTGATGTGTGGGTCAAACCGATCGCCACCAGTGCCACGAATAACCCCCTAGTTCAAGCCTGGATTGATTTTTGTTGGCAACCTGAAATAGCTACCCAAATGTCATTATTGACTGGCGCAACCTCTCCCATAGTTTGGGGAATGTCGCGAGCCGATTTACCCAAGGATTTACGGGAAAATCCGCAACTGTTACCGGATACCGATATTTTAGAACGCAGTGAATTTTTGCTGCCCCTAACTGTTGCCAGTATGCAACAATATCAGCGCCTCTGGCAGCAGATCCGTTCCGTAGTGCGATCGTAG
- a CDS encoding phasin family protein, which yields MDDNNLLKQLLMIGIGTTSLVAEKLQEVTDQWVKEGTLNPDDAKRFIDEMTQRLKMDQQSLEELMQRQIKNMMQDIGVPRQAELDELRGRLDRLERQIRDLENRHWR from the coding sequence ATGGATGACAACAATTTACTCAAACAGCTTTTGATGATCGGCATTGGTACCACCTCCCTGGTAGCCGAGAAATTGCAGGAGGTTACAGATCAGTGGGTCAAAGAGGGAACCCTTAACCCAGATGATGCTAAACGCTTTATTGATGAGATGACCCAGCGCCTGAAAATGGATCAACAAAGCCTGGAAGAGTTGATGCAGCGCCAGATTAAAAATATGATGCAGGATATCGGTGTTCCCCGCCAGGCAGAACTTGATGAGTTGCGGGGACGCTTAGACCGTTTAGAACGTCAGATCCGAGATTTGGAAAATCGCCACTGGCGCTAA
- a CDS encoding GUN4 domain-containing protein, with protein MSEDTQQFESTDLPSEDPTPSPNLPLETSETSHAPVSSSSLEERVTKLEDTLAQILSLLSDKYRYGRLQNLLAEGNWREADLETTKVMLEIATQAYHDDLKPDDVMIFPCSALHLIDSLWVKYSNNRFGFSVQRQIYTDLGGDDDISKIDIDLLTQVSDRLGWREEHKWLDYPDLNFTLSAPPGCHPSNWWRSAYGAKMAVYFLARLIRCGV; from the coding sequence ATGTCTGAAGATACACAGCAATTTGAATCTACCGATCTACCTTCTGAAGATCCTACCCCTTCCCCAAATTTACCTCTGGAAACCTCGGAAACTTCCCATGCTCCGGTTAGTTCCTCCTCCCTTGAGGAAAGAGTTACTAAATTGGAGGATACTTTAGCCCAGATTTTGTCTTTGCTTAGTGATAAGTACCGTTACGGACGGTTACAGAATTTGCTGGCTGAGGGAAATTGGCGAGAAGCAGATTTAGAAACTACTAAGGTGATGTTGGAAATTGCTACTCAGGCTTATCATGATGATTTGAAGCCTGATGATGTCATGATTTTTCCCTGTAGCGCTCTACATCTTATCGATAGCCTCTGGGTTAAGTATAGCAATAATCGCTTTGGCTTTAGCGTTCAACGACAAATTTATACCGACTTAGGGGGAGATGATGATATCTCTAAGATTGACATAGATTTGCTTACTCAAGTAAGCGATCGCTTGGGGTGGCGCGAAGAACATAAATGGTTAGATTATCCAGACCTTAACTTTACTCTATCTGCCCCCCCTGGATGTCATCCTTCTAACTGGTGGCGATCGGCTTATGGTGCTAAAATGGCAGTCTATTTCCTCGCCAGATTGATTCGATGTGGCGTTTAA
- a CDS encoding FKBP-type peptidyl-prolyl cis-trans isomerase codes for MREILISFGVIVACSLVLIVAQITYSGKEANASNMGTQVRPETEIKVQERKVSTNSLLSGGIAAPTANFTIAQNMTNTEENLVTTDSGLQYVDLQEGTGASPQAGQTVTVHYTGTLEDGTKFDSSRDRNRPFSFTIGVGQVIKGWDEGVASMQVGGRRKLIIPADLGYGARGAGGVIPPNATLIFDVELLKIS; via the coding sequence GTGCGAGAAATTTTGATCAGCTTTGGGGTAATTGTGGCCTGTTCCCTGGTTCTCATTGTTGCTCAAATTACCTATTCTGGAAAAGAAGCTAATGCTTCCAATATGGGAACCCAGGTCAGACCTGAAACCGAAATCAAGGTTCAGGAAAGGAAGGTTTCTACCAATTCCTTGCTGTCAGGAGGTATAGCAGCACCGACAGCTAATTTCACCATTGCTCAAAATATGACAAATACAGAAGAAAACCTAGTTACAACAGATTCCGGTCTCCAGTATGTGGATTTACAGGAGGGAACTGGTGCTAGTCCCCAAGCGGGTCAGACAGTTACGGTTCACTATACCGGAACTCTGGAAGATGGCACTAAGTTCGACAGTTCCCGCGATCGCAATCGGCCTTTTTCCTTTACAATTGGGGTTGGTCAAGTCATTAAAGGCTGGGATGAGGGAGTCGCCTCTATGCAAGTAGGGGGACGCAGAAAACTGATTATTCCTGCTGACTTGGGATATGGCGCTCGCGGTGCGGGTGGCGTGATTCCTCCGAATGCTACCTTAATTTTTGATGTGGAATTATTGAAAATTTCCTGA
- a CDS encoding RNA-guided endonuclease InsQ/TnpB family protein, whose protein sequence is MYPSPELNQVWRQWLAACRYCYNQAIALSRSGKRLSKLKLRNQVMQSDLPEWVKETPCHIRQNAIFDAYQALSASPDARFRSCRDSSQGMKFNNTNFSSGSWYPRLTKGLTFMVSEPIPKTCGQGTQLVFTKGRWFAIFPEPVAVTTTDATGVIALDPGVRTFITGFDGSRFLELGSGDIGRITRLCQHLDDLMSRIAKEPCRSRRRRMRQAAQRMRTKIRNLVDEAHKQIAHYLTHNYSLIFLPTFETSDMVAKVKRLIRSKTARAMLTWAHYRFKLTLRHQAEITGTTVVDVTEEYTSKTCTHCGHVHSQLGGSKVFRCPECGFTLPRDWNGAFGIFLKALRDTASVTLTGNSAIVALSGNNRKNVA, encoded by the coding sequence ATTTACCCCAGCCCGGAGCTAAATCAAGTCTGGCGCCAATGGCTGGCTGCTTGTCGGTATTGCTACAACCAAGCAATTGCATTATCTAGGAGTGGTAAACGACTAAGCAAGTTAAAGTTACGCAATCAAGTGATGCAGAGTGACTTACCCGAATGGGTCAAAGAAACACCCTGCCACATTCGGCAAAATGCCATCTTTGATGCCTATCAGGCTTTGAGCGCCAGTCCTGATGCAAGGTTTAGAAGTTGTCGTGACAGCTCTCAAGGGATGAAGTTCAATAATACTAATTTCTCTTCAGGGAGTTGGTATCCAAGACTAACGAAAGGATTAACTTTCATGGTTTCCGAACCCATCCCTAAAACTTGCGGGCAAGGGACTCAGTTGGTGTTTACCAAAGGTCGATGGTTTGCGATTTTCCCTGAACCAGTTGCCGTTACCACAACTGACGCTACTGGCGTGATTGCATTAGACCCGGGTGTCCGAACTTTCATAACTGGGTTTGATGGCTCTCGGTTTCTGGAATTGGGCTCCGGGGATATTGGACGCATTACTAGGCTATGTCAACATTTGGATGATTTGATGAGCCGAATCGCCAAGGAACCCTGTCGTTCAAGAAGGCGACGGATGAGGCAAGCGGCTCAACGAATGAGAACTAAAATCCGGAATTTAGTGGATGAGGCCCACAAACAAATTGCTCACTACTTGACTCACAACTACAGCCTAATTTTTTTGCCCACCTTCGAGACTTCCGATATGGTTGCCAAGGTGAAGCGTCTAATCAGGTCTAAGACTGCCCGCGCCATGCTGACATGGGCGCATTATCGATTCAAACTAACCCTGAGACATCAAGCCGAGATAACTGGAACCACAGTTGTAGATGTGACGGAAGAATACACCAGCAAAACCTGTACTCACTGTGGTCATGTGCATTCCCAGCTAGGTGGCTCAAAAGTGTTCCGATGTCCGGAGTGTGGGTTCACTCTACCACGGGACTGGAACGGTGCTTTTGGAATCTTTCTAAAAGCTTTGCGGGATACCGCCTCTGTTACCTTAACGGGTAATAGTGCTATCGTCGCATTGTCCGGGAACAACCGGAAAAATGTCGCGTAA
- a CDS encoding efflux RND transporter periplasmic adaptor subunit, with translation MNKILLKTSASLPLLLLFVLINGCSAEPQAIGRPPVPVKIENVDTTDVQSSSEYNARVEGIENSIIRPRVSGLVKEVYVRLGDQVTVGDPIIQIDGSQQLANFEGTIATVQARQAQLSGAEAELEALRANLTRTRAELSFQSQGANLQRSERELEAQIEEQERLEFELQNAQDNLEGSRRELDRREAVRQQRQATYERYERLWQEGVVSSELYDEKLRDRQTSEAEVANQEQQVLAATARVQSARMNLSRQGRTIEAARASVESSRRDLERQIATLEAQIASQEKAIEAQQAQIALIGREIQGARSGAVAQQVQLDYYSVVAPISGIVSNVPIKAGDLVDSQTTVTTIRQNQNLEVNINIPISLLPQLRVGIPVQLISQETGEVIGTTSISYIAPDAGSGTQTILAKAIYPNTNNELRTDQVVRARVIWQQETGVTVPTNAVTRIGAQSFVFLAQQQATPSGETILVARQAPVTLGSIQGQSFEVLSGVQAGDRVITEGILQLRDGTPILDTTRQ, from the coding sequence ATGAACAAAATATTATTGAAAACTAGCGCATCTCTACCCCTGCTATTATTATTTGTACTTATCAATGGTTGTTCAGCAGAACCTCAAGCCATTGGTCGCCCACCTGTCCCCGTCAAGATAGAAAACGTAGATACCACCGATGTTCAATCCAGCAGCGAATATAATGCCAGAGTTGAAGGTATCGAAAACTCTATCATCAGACCGCGAGTTAGTGGATTAGTAAAAGAAGTATATGTGCGCTTAGGTGATCAGGTAACTGTAGGAGATCCGATAATTCAAATTGATGGTTCCCAACAGTTAGCCAACTTTGAAGGTACGATCGCCACAGTACAAGCCAGACAGGCTCAATTAAGTGGTGCCGAAGCCGAATTAGAAGCCCTCCGAGCCAACTTAACCAGAACCAGAGCCGAACTATCATTTCAATCTCAAGGAGCCAATTTACAGCGTTCCGAGCGGGAGTTAGAGGCTCAGATTGAAGAACAGGAAAGACTAGAATTTGAACTACAAAACGCCCAAGACAACCTAGAAGGATCCCGTCGCGAATTAGATAGACGCGAAGCAGTGCGACAACAGCGACAGGCTACCTACGAGCGCTACGAGAGATTATGGCAGGAAGGCGTAGTTTCCAGCGAGCTATATGATGAAAAACTGCGGGACAGACAAACCAGCGAGGCTGAGGTAGCTAACCAAGAACAACAAGTTCTCGCCGCCACCGCTAGAGTCCAATCTGCTCGGATGAATTTATCTCGTCAAGGGCGCACCATTGAAGCAGCTAGGGCGAGTGTGGAAAGTTCCCGCCGAGATCTAGAACGCCAAATTGCTACCCTAGAGGCTCAAATAGCCAGCCAGGAGAAAGCTATTGAAGCCCAGCAAGCACAGATAGCCCTCATAGGTAGAGAAATCCAAGGGGCTAGGTCTGGGGCTGTCGCTCAACAAGTACAGTTAGATTACTATAGTGTCGTCGCTCCTATTTCCGGCATTGTCAGTAATGTGCCGATTAAAGCGGGAGATTTGGTCGATAGCCAAACCACCGTTACCACTATCCGACAAAACCAGAACCTAGAGGTTAATATCAATATCCCCATTTCCCTATTACCTCAGTTGAGGGTGGGGATACCTGTACAACTGATAAGCCAAGAAACTGGGGAAGTCATTGGCACCACCAGCATATCCTATATTGCTCCTGACGCCGGAAGTGGGACTCAGACTATTTTGGCTAAAGCCATTTACCCTAACACTAATAATGAACTCCGCACCGATCAAGTAGTCCGAGCTAGGGTAATTTGGCAACAGGAAACTGGGGTGACAGTTCCCACTAATGCCGTCACCCGCATTGGCGCACAGAGTTTTGTGTTTTTAGCACAACAACAAGCTACCCCCTCCGGGGAAACCATTTTAGTCGCTAGACAAGCTCCGGTAACACTGGGAAGCATTCAAGGACAGAGTTTTGAGGTGCTTTCTGGGGTGCAAGCAGGCGATCGCGTTATTACCGAAGGCATACTACAATTGCGAGATGGAACCCCGATACTAGATACCACCCGCCAATAA